ATGCGGATGTAAATATTCCTAATACGAATGCAAGAGCAAGTGTCCAGAAAAAGCGTGTTGTAGATTTCATGCACCAATCGACCTTTCTCGAAGTTGTATAGGTCCAGTGTAATAGATTTCTTTTCTAAAGGAAAGCACACTCTCTATATAGGGGTAGGTGTATAGGTATAAATGTTTATATTTGGAGATCTAGGTTTAAGTAGATGTTCATGAGGAATGAGTAAAGTGGTTGTAATCATATTCAAGGAGGTTTTACATTATGGAACAAGAAAATCAAGAACAAACGTACACAATGCCTAGAATTGGCGATGATGCACCCTCTTTCCAGGCAGCTACAAGTCAGGGGAACTTGAGTCTTGAAGATTATAAAGGAAAATGGCTTGTGCTATTTTCGCACCCATCTGATTTTACCCCAGTATGTACAACAGAATTTGTCGCTTTTCAGGAGATCTATCCTGAACTTAAAGACCGAAACACTGAGCTGCTTGGTTTAAGTGTAGATAGTGTTCCATCTCATATTGCATGGATTAGAAGCATTGAAGAAAACTTTAACACGACAATCGAATTCCCTGTCATCGCAGATTTGGACAAGCAAGTAGCTATGAAGTACGGTATGATTATGCCTGGTGAAAGCCAAGTCGAAACGAGTCGCGCTGTGTTTGTCATTGATGACAAACAGAAGATTCGTTCGATTATCTATTATCCTTTAACGACAGGGCGTAATATGCAAGAGATTCTTCGCCTTGTTAAAGCTCTTCAAACAACAGATGAGCACGGCGTTTCCACACCGGCTAACTGGACAGAAGGAGACAAAGCAGTCGTATCTCCTCCAAAAACACAAGAAGATGCAGCCAAGCGAGCACAAGAAGAAGGCATCGAATACATTGACTGGTATATTTCTAAAAAAGATATTTAAATCATACAAAGGTAGCCTCAAAAAGGGGCTGCCTTTTTTATGTAAGGTTAGGTTTTCTACATAAAAGTAGCCTCTTGAACAAGCTGAATAAAACGGTCTACCTGAGGGAGGTCGCGGGCGTTCTTCTGAAAACAAAGCCACGTTTCTCTAGTTAGGGGTTGGTCATTCAGTGTTAATGGGAGGTGTGGGTATTGATGAAGTTCTTCTGAAGCGACACTTTTCGGAAGAACCGCCATTCCAAGACCTTTCATCATAAACTGCTTACAAGTTTCAATTTGGTCGACTTGAATGCTCTTGTTTGGCTTAAAGGCAGATTGTGTCAGAAACCACTCATCCACTAAGTGATGGAAGGTAGAATCGCTCTTAAATGCAATAAGAGGACGTTCTTTTTCCGAAGAAAAAGGCTTCGTGTCATACAAATAAAGGGGATCACTCAATAGATGAAGGCTTTCCCCGTCTTTCATCGGTTTTCCTCGAATCAGGCGAACATGGAAGTTTTGATCAGGATTCCTGAGGTCCTCACTTAACCCTGTGACAAGATCTATTTTGACATCTGGATAAAGGGATGTGTAGGTTTCTAAGAGGCTAGGCAGAAATTGTTGACTGACTACAGAGGAGGCTCCGATAGATAACGTCCCTGAAACCTGGTCCCCTAACGATTGAAGATGAGCGTGTAATCCATTCTCACGTTCTACGACTTCCTTTGCATGCTTTACCACTTGTTCTCCGACAGGGGTTAAGAGGAGCTTTTTAGACGTTCTGACAAAAATGGGGTGTTGAAAGTGTGTTTCGATGTATCGGAGACGCTGGGTGATAGCTGGCTGAGAAACATATAAATGCTTAGCTGTCCCCCTAACCGTTCCGATGGTCGAAAGGTGAATGAGAAGTTCATAATCTTCTAGCTTCATAGAATTCCCTCCTTGATCGATAAGTTTTTCTTATTGCTTACTATTATAACTTAGTATTATTCCTAATGCGAAAGATCGAATAGGATAGAAGTAGGAGACAAAGGAGGAATGATGATGAACGTAAAACGAGATGTGCAAGAACAGTTTGGAAGAAATGCAGAGCGTTATGTGACAAGTACGACCCACGCAAAAGGAGAAGATCTTTCTTTGATGGTGGAATGGCTCGAGCCGAAGCGGTCATGGAAAGTGCTTGATATTGCAACTGGTGGTGGGCATGTTGCGAATCAGTTAGCTCCTCACGTAAAAGGGGTAATCGTGAGCGATTTGACGAAATCCATGCTTCAAGCAGCAGCTTCCTTTTTATCCCTCCATGAAAACATTGAAGCCGTGTTAGCCGATGCTGAGGATCTACCTTTTTTAGATCATTCATTTGATGTAGTGACGTGCCGTATTGCAGCACACCATTTTCCGAATCCTGATCGCTTCGTTCAAGAGGTGGGGAGAGTGTTGAAACCCGGGGGAGCTTTTGTACTTATTGATAATGTGTCTCCTGAAGATAAGAAGAAGGAAGATTTTTATAATCATTTTGAGAAAAAAAGAGATCATAGCCACCAACGGGCACTTCCGATTTCTGAATGGGAAATGCTGTTGGAACGCTCAAACCTTACAATAAAGAAACAGTCTTTACGAAAGAAAACCCTTCCGTTTCATGAATGGGTCTGCCGTATGGTAGAAGATGAACAAGAGAGGGAAGAGATTCATCAACTGATGGTCGGAGCAGATCAGGAACTCAGAGATTACTATCAAATGAAAGTAGAAAAGGATAGACTGCAGTCCTTCTCTATTGATGAATGGATGGTGTTTGGGACTAAAGCGTAAGAAAAAAAGAGCTTAGAGATCCCCTTTTTGTAAGGCCAGTACGATTTAAGTGGATGTATCAAGTTAGGCAAAATAGACAATTTATTCATGCCATTCTTATCACCTTCTTAAGAATCGATAAAATGATCCTTCTTAATCCGAAAGTTTTTATTGAATTTTTAATAGGGTTTTTCTATGATTGAGGTACGTTTGGGAGAGGAGATTTAGGTGAATGGCATGGGAGATTGTTAATATCATCGCTGTTGCCGCCTTTGCCTTTAGTGGGGCAATTGTGGCGTTAAGTGAGCGATATGATATATTTGGGGTATTTATTTTAGGGCTAGCACCGCCGTTTGTGGGGGGGATTGCTCGAAATATATTTTTGCAAATTGATGTTGTACATGTATGGGAACAGGGTATGTTTCTATATGTGGCCCTTGGAACTATAGCAGTAGTTTATTTCTTTCCGAAATCCTGGGTCATGTTCTGGGATCGGTGGAATGTATACTTAGACGCCATTGGTTTATCAGCGTTTGCTGTCCAGGGTGCGATGTTTGCACTAGAAGCAGAACTTCCGTTTGGCGCTGTTGTCTTTTCAGCTATTATTACTGGCGTTGGCGGAGGAGTTGCGCGTGATGTATTAGCGCAAAGAAGGCCTATGGTTTTACATAAGGAAATTTATGCGGTGTGGGCAATGATGGCTGGTGTATTATTAGCACTTGGATTAGTAGATTATCAGAGTACGGTTCAATTATATGCTCTATTTGGAGCTACAGTGTTGTTCCGTCTTCTTTCTTACCATTTAAACTGGCATCTCATGTTTCGGGACCTTTATAGGATATAATGGAGGAGAGCCTAGTTACATATCCGCTCAGTACAGAGAATAGAATAAATGAAGGAAACTTTAGAAAAGGGAGCGATTTTGATGAGTGATAAACTAAACGTTGGGGTAATCTTCGGGGGAAAATCCTCAGAACACGAAGTATCCTTACAATCAGCAAAAAATATCGTTGACGCGATCGACAAAGACAAATATAACGTAACGCTTATCGGAATCGATAAAGAAGGACAGTGGCATTTAAGTGAACCAAGTCACTATTTATTGAACGAAAATGATCCAAAGCACATTGCTTTAAATAAAACAAACGAAGGAATTGCGCTTGTTCCAGGGCAAGATCATGACCAACTTATACGTACTTCTACCGTAGAGAGCCTAGACGAGTTAGACGTTGTGTTCCCGATTGTTCACGGAACGTTAGGGGAAGATGGTAGTATGCAAGGCATGCTTCGCCTGGCTAATATTCCTTACGTAGGCCCGAATGTGCTTAGTTCTGCGGTCTGTATGGATAAAGACATCGCCAAACGCTTACTTCGCGATGCCGATATTAAAGTGGCAGACTGGGTCACGTTTAAACAACCTCAAAAGCCTGATATTTCCTTTGAAGCCGTTGAAGAGCGCTTAGGGCTACCGATGTTTGTGAAACCTGCTAATCAAGGCTCATCTGTTGGTGTAAGTAAAGTCCGGAATGAGCAAGAATTCTACGATGCGATTGAAGAAGCATTTCAATATGACACGAAATTAATTATAGAAGAAGCGGTTAACGGACGTGAAATTGAAGTAGCTGTTCTAGGAAATGATCATCCGAAGGCGTCTGTACCAGGAGAAATATTGCCACAGGGGGACGACTTCTATTCGTATGATACCAAGTACATTAGTGAAACAGGTGCCCTGTTAGAGCTGCCTGCTAAACTTGATGATCATACAACAGACCGTGTTCGTGAAGCGGCAGTAGAGGCTTTTCAGGCACTTGAGTGCGAAGGATTAGCGCGAGTGGACTTTTTCTTAAAGGAAAATGGGTCCCTTGTTGTCAATGAAGTAAACACACTCCCTGGCTTTACGAAAATTAGTATGTATCCAAAGCTATGGGATTTAACTGGCGTTTCGTATCCGGAGCTTATTAACCAACTGCTTCACCTTGCGATGGATCGTCACCACCGTGATAGTAATCTGAAAAGTTCAATCTAACGAGGAAGCCTTAAGGGATCTTTCCCCTAAGGCTTTTTTGTTACTGTGTGTTGTTTAAGGGAAATGGCTGTTTTGCTTAAAGTGGGTTTAAGGCGGTCCTCCACGCTGGAACTAGACTGGCTCTTCTGCCCACGGGAGTCTCGCAGTTTCCAGGCCCGCCTTTGCCGTATTTGGGTGTATGCAAAAAGCCACCTTGGGAGAAGAAAGCTCTTGTAATTCGAGCAACGGGGCCGTTCCCCTTTATAGCTAGGGTTTGTTCGGGGACTGCGAGACTCCCGCGGGGTAAGGAGCCTAGGGGAGACCCCGCAGAGAGCAAAGCGAACGAGGAGGCTTCCCAGCTCCCCGCAGGAAAGCGAGTTGTCCCCGAACAAACCCCAGCACACATCAAAAGTAACGGCCCATCCCGATTCGGAACAGGAACAAGGGAATAAAAATTTGAAACCATCTTCTATTCTATTCGTACATAAGAGTAGACGATATTTAAAATAAAGGAGTGCAGCTATATGAGTGATAAAGGTTGTCTTAAGTGTGGAAGTACAGATGCAGGTCAAAAGGAAGTAGCAATGACAGGAGCGGGGCTTGCGAAGATGTTTGATGTTCAGAATAACAAATTCTTAGTCATTTACTGCAAAAACTGCGGATACTCTGAGTTCTATAATAAACAAGCTTCAACAGGTGGAAACATACTGGACTTAT
The nucleotide sequence above comes from Pontibacillus chungwhensis. Encoded proteins:
- a CDS encoding peroxiredoxin, with translation MEQENQEQTYTMPRIGDDAPSFQAATSQGNLSLEDYKGKWLVLFSHPSDFTPVCTTEFVAFQEIYPELKDRNTELLGLSVDSVPSHIAWIRSIEENFNTTIEFPVIADLDKQVAMKYGMIMPGESQVETSRAVFVIDDKQKIRSIIYYPLTTGRNMQEILRLVKALQTTDEHGVSTPANWTEGDKAVVSPPKTQEDAAKRAQEEGIEYIDWYISKKDI
- a CDS encoding LysR family transcriptional regulator; the encoded protein is MKLEDYELLIHLSTIGTVRGTAKHLYVSQPAITQRLRYIETHFQHPIFVRTSKKLLLTPVGEQVVKHAKEVVERENGLHAHLQSLGDQVSGTLSIGASSVVSQQFLPSLLETYTSLYPDVKIDLVTGLSEDLRNPDQNFHVRLIRGKPMKDGESLHLLSDPLYLYDTKPFSSEKERPLIAFKSDSTFHHLVDEWFLTQSAFKPNKSIQVDQIETCKQFMMKGLGMAVLPKSVASEELHQYPHLPLTLNDQPLTRETWLCFQKNARDLPQVDRFIQLVQEATFM
- a CDS encoding class I SAM-dependent methyltransferase; its protein translation is MMMNVKRDVQEQFGRNAERYVTSTTHAKGEDLSLMVEWLEPKRSWKVLDIATGGGHVANQLAPHVKGVIVSDLTKSMLQAAASFLSLHENIEAVLADAEDLPFLDHSFDVVTCRIAAHHFPNPDRFVQEVGRVLKPGGAFVLIDNVSPEDKKKEDFYNHFEKKRDHSHQRALPISEWEMLLERSNLTIKKQSLRKKTLPFHEWVCRMVEDEQEREEIHQLMVGADQELRDYYQMKVEKDRLQSFSIDEWMVFGTKA
- a CDS encoding trimeric intracellular cation channel family protein, producing MAWEIVNIIAVAAFAFSGAIVALSERYDIFGVFILGLAPPFVGGIARNIFLQIDVVHVWEQGMFLYVALGTIAVVYFFPKSWVMFWDRWNVYLDAIGLSAFAVQGAMFALEAELPFGAVVFSAIITGVGGGVARDVLAQRRPMVLHKEIYAVWAMMAGVLLALGLVDYQSTVQLYALFGATVLFRLLSYHLNWHLMFRDLYRI
- the ddlA gene encoding D-alanine--D-alanine ligase; the encoded protein is MSDKLNVGVIFGGKSSEHEVSLQSAKNIVDAIDKDKYNVTLIGIDKEGQWHLSEPSHYLLNENDPKHIALNKTNEGIALVPGQDHDQLIRTSTVESLDELDVVFPIVHGTLGEDGSMQGMLRLANIPYVGPNVLSSAVCMDKDIAKRLLRDADIKVADWVTFKQPQKPDISFEAVEERLGLPMFVKPANQGSSVGVSKVRNEQEFYDAIEEAFQYDTKLIIEEAVNGREIEVAVLGNDHPKASVPGEILPQGDDFYSYDTKYISETGALLELPAKLDDHTTDRVREAAVEAFQALECEGLARVDFFLKENGSLVVNEVNTLPGFTKISMYPKLWDLTGVSYPELINQLLHLAMDRHHRDSNLKSSI
- a CDS encoding zinc ribbon domain-containing protein, with protein sequence MSDKGCLKCGSTDAGQKEVAMTGAGLAKMFDVQNNKFLVIYCKNCGYSEFYNKQASTGGNILDLFFG